In Bacteroidales bacterium, the sequence TTAAAGCCTAAAAGAGATTTTGTCTTCGTCGATGATGTTGTTGATGCATTAATGCTTTCAGTTGATAAGGAAGGAATTTATAATGTCGGAAGCGGCTATTCTGTGAGTGTTGAAGAAATCATTAAAATAGTTTTAAAAGTTACGAGTATAAAAAAAGAATACTCGTCAAAAAATATTTCAAGAGAAAATGAAGTGTTTGATGTTATTGCTAATATTTCAAAAGCTAAGAAAGAACTTAATTGGCAGCCAAAAACAAGCATAGAAGAAGGGATAAAAAGGTGTGTTGATAATTTTATTATAAATAAATGATTAATAAGAAATCTAAAATAATCTTTGTAAAACCCTCTAATTCTTCATTTATTAATTTAGATGAAATAATCTTCAATAAGTATTTTGAAGTAATTCCATGTTTAATAAAATTAAAGAAAGATAAAATAAAAATTTTTATAGGTGCAATTAGCTTATTATTCTTTTTATTTTTTAAAACTCGAAAATCAAAATTGTTTATAACATGGTTTGCAGATTATCATGCAGCAATAATGGTCTTCATTGCAAAATTTTTTGGAAAAAAATCAATTGTTTTTATTGGTGGTCAGGAAGCAATATGTTATCCTGAATTAAAAAAAGGAGTTTATTTGAAAAAAACGAGGAGTGCATTTGTAAAATATGCTTTAAAAAATACCAACCTTATAATAGCAAATCATAGCTCTCTTATTTATCACGAGAATTCATTCTATAATCAAGAAAAACCACATATCGATGGTGTAAAACATTATATTCCTGACTTAAAGACGCCAATAAAAATAGTTTATAATGGAATAAACCCTGATAGAATTAAAAGAGATTACAATATTAGGAAAAGTGAAAATATAGTTTTGACTGTTGGAACAATGTTTCAAATAAATGATTTTTATAATAAGGGATTTGATTTATTTATCGATGTTGCCAGAAGAAATAAAAACATAACATTTGTTTTAATAAGTATAAAAGAACAATATAGAAATTGGTTAGAAGAAAATTATAAAGTTTCAGAAATATTAAATCTAAAGATCATTCCTTACTTTTGTCCAGATGAAACTTTAATGTATTATTATAATATTGCAAAAGTATATGTGCAAGTATCAATAACAGAAGGTATGCCTGTTTCATTAAATGAAGCGATGTTATGTGAATGTATTCCTGTTGGCTCAAATGTTAATGGAATCCCTGATGCAATTGGA encodes:
- a CDS encoding glycosyltransferase family 4 protein; this translates as MINKKSKIIFVKPSNSSFINLDEIIFNKYFEVIPCLIKLKKDKIKIFIGAISLLFFLFFKTRKSKLFITWFADYHAAIMVFIAKFFGKKSIVFIGGQEAICYPELKKGVYLKKTRSAFVKYALKNTNLIIANHSSLIYHENSFYNQEKPHIDGVKHYIPDLKTPIKIVYNGINPDRIKRDYNIRKSENIVLTVGTMFQINDFYNKGFDLFIDVARRNKNITFVLISIKEQYRNWLEENYKVSEILNLKIIPYFCPDETLMYYYNIAKVYVQVSITEGMPVSLNEAMLCECIPVGSNVNGIPDAIGNTGIVICERNVNELEKAILEALQMNSGDLSRKFVLDNFNIEKREEEILKITDDILK